Proteins from one Oryza sativa Japonica Group chromosome 12, ASM3414082v1 genomic window:
- the LOC9272261 gene encoding uncharacterized protein, with protein sequence MASMVSKNSPPATARHEDGGAGGAAPPVTSCLYLHRPEPGAGALDKDAVLRRIRHRRRANRLRESLQSLLLTQQQQAAPPPETAADKGRERLAWLDDAFSSP encoded by the coding sequence ATGGCGTCCATGGTGTCCAAgaactcgccgccggcgacggcgaggcacgaggacggcggcgcgggaggggcggcgccgccggtgacgagCTGCCTGTACCTGCACAGGCCGGAGCCCGGCGCGGGGGCGCTGGACAAGGACGCCGTGCTCCGGCGCatccgccaccggcggcgagccaACCGCCTCCGCGAGTCGCTGCAGTCTCTCCTCCtgacgcagcagcagcaggcggcgccgccgccggagacggcggcggacaAGGGCCGCGAGCGGCTCGCCTGGCTCGACGACGCCTTCTCGTCGCCGTAG
- the LOC4352689 gene encoding uncharacterized protein → MKGSAIPAVAIMPSPLFLWRFKVVLFLLWGLCCCKIGWDSVMRMSADLRDLFLYEAFLYYNPLLLVALMIWLWGVNLWVFAQSSVNYARVFDLAQTHLSHREIWRCATWLTLIVPTSMTAYLYLYSHGEVSLAASQPVLLYAILLIVLLSPFDMFYLSSRFYFLRTVWRIMLPLQAITFPDFFLADIFTSMSKVFSDLERSVCRMVNRQVATTAWLEADSICGSHSVAIPLVLVFPYLCRLFQCLRQYKDTKEKTCLLNALKYSTAVPVIFLSALKYHVFPDKWVSFYRPLWLMSSVINSLYSFYWDIKRDWDLSILTRIFMFKNPSTWTNLLYGQIWVYYWVLASNLVLRCTWTYKLSAHLRHNYLTVFTIAALEILRRFQWVFFRVENEWNKMTAKQSLEMSSDMPSEGDRLLDSNSHTV, encoded by the exons atGAAGGGGTCGGCCATCCCGGCGGTCGCGATCATGCCCTCGCCGCTCTTCCTCTGGCGGTTCAAG GTTGTATTGTTTCTCCTATGGGGTTTATGCTGTTGCAAG ATAGGTTGGGACTCTGTTATGAGAATGAGTGCTGATCTGCGAGACTTATTTCTTTACGAAGCTTTCTTATACTACAATCCGCTTCTTCTTGTG GCTCTGATGATTTGGTTATGGGGAGTAAACCTGTGGGTCTTTGCACAATCATCAGTGAATTACGCAAGGGTGTTTGATCTTGCACAAACACATTTATCGCATCGAGAAATATGGAGG TGTGCTACTTGGCTTACTTTGATTGTTCCCACGAGTATGACAGCTTACCTATATTTGTACTCACATGGAGAAGTGTCCCTTGCTGCATCTCAACCA GTTCTTTTATATGCTATCCTTCTTATAGTCCTCTTATCTCCTTTTGATATGTTTTACCTGTCGTCACGCTTTTACTTTCTGAGGACAGTGTGGCGTATAATGCTTCCATTGCAA GCAATTACATTCCCCGACTTCTTTTTGGCTGATATTTTTACATCCATGTCAAAG GTCTTCTCAGACTTGGAACGTTCAGTTTGTCGCATGGTCAATCGGCAG GTTGCAACGACCGCTTGGCTTGAAGCAGATTCAATTTGTGGCAGCCATTCTGTAGCTATTCCTCTAGTTCTTGTGTTCCCTTATTTGTGTCGACTCTTCCAATGCCTTCGACAATACAAAGATACAAAGGAGAAGACTTGTCTTCTTAATG CACTCAAGTACTCGACAGCGGTTCCGGTGATTTTCCTTTCAGCTCTCAAGTATCATGTATTCCCTGACAAGTGGGTTAGCTTTTATCGACCCCTCTGGCTTATGTCCAGTGTTATAAATTCGCTGTATTCCTTTTACTGGGATATAAAGCGAGATTGGGATTTGAG CATCTTAACTAGGATTTTCATGTTCAAAAACCCAAGTACATGGACTAACCTTCTTTATGGGCAGATCTGG GTATATTACTGGGTGTTAGCCAGCAATCTTGTGCTCCGCTGTACATGGACGTACAAGCTTTCAGCACATCTTCGGCACAACTACCTGACAGTGTTTACAATAGCAGCGCTGGAAATATTGAGGCGGTTTCAGTGGGTGTTCTTCCGTGTCGAGAACGAGTGGAACAAGATGACAGCCAAGCAGAGTCTGGAAATGTCATCTGACATGCCCTCTGAAGGAGACAGGCTTTTGGATTCAAATAGTCATACAGTATGA
- the LOC9270477 gene encoding uncharacterized protein, with protein MEEDRRRSAAFVMSGFKSSPTEATESTPRALLAPPSTNRHADWRRLPDAAVARVLDRLTVLDLFRLGYLFSPRWLHIWRLLPLYLHDRQFTTPPIPAGNVAQAITNVLELHVGNGVQFVPKQGGGGGGGHGGNEVAAPDGGGGGGGHGGADDSSSDEESGLCDDVIAHDAAMLNGGFEIGRVFCFRVETTRWSLEQLNRWCAALHRGRARVIVVANLHLPGYPRFPQALLDCTSLLELHLFFFTVEAYRIDRLLVLGLYSCAWGLGMIDRAIHRESEIRELAIDGVEGSTFRLADTRLQTLRMYENQVGTVAVDNATRLRKLHMHHTWPSRISINGAPRLRKIVSLDLFTTVLEIQGIVIKAGMVEQPPEIRSVRYLGLRVNYTTMVDMLPRQIEQILRSFPRVKSLKILRCDDVTQAEGLLQWNDAHYDGNNFFDGLECFNYHLRWIYLTGFRGGKCEVALMKAMLDKASVLTQLRMEYSTGSLPQLTLNQLNLSLRNFKLHTPNGAVRGDLVSFVAADASGSCVRLAV; from the exons ATGGAAGAGGACCGCCGGAGAAGCGCCGCCTTCGTCATGTCCGGCTTCAAGTCCTCGCCGACGGAGGCCACCGAGTCCACCCCGCGCGCCTTGCTCGCGCCTCCCTCCACCAACCGGCACGCCGACTGGCGGCGGCTcccggacgccgccgtcgcccgcgtcctcgaccgcctcacCGTCCTCGACCTCTTCCGCCTCGGCTACCTCTTCTCCCCGCGCTGGCTCCACATCTGGCGCCTCCTCCCGCTGTATCTCCACGACCGCCAGTTCACCACTCCCCCGATCCCCGCCGGCAACGTCGCCCAAGCAATCACCAACGTCCTCGAGCTCCACGTTGGCAACGGCGTCCAATTCGTACCCaaacaaggcggcggcggcggcggcggacatggAGGCAACGAGGTAGCTGCCCCtgatggtggaggcggcggtggcggacatGGAGGCGCCGACGACAGCAGCAGCGACGAGGAGAGCGGCCTCTGCGACGACGTCATCGCCCACGACGCCGCCATGCTAAACGGCGGCTTCGAGATCGGCCGCGTGTTCTGCTTCCGGGTAGAGACCACGCGGTGGAGCCTCGAGCAGCTCAACCGCTGGTGCGCCGCCCTCCATCGCGGCCGTGCTcgtgtcatcgtcgtcgccaacCTCCACCTACCAGGGTACCCCAGATTTCCTCAAGCCCTCCTCGACTGCACCAGCCTCCTGGAGCTCCACCTCTTCTTCTTCACCGTGGAAGCCTACCGCATCGACAGGCTCCTCGTCCTCGGGCTGTACAGCTGCGCCTGGGGCCTCGGCATGATCGACCGAGCAATCCACCGCGAATCGGAGATTCGGGAGCTGGCAATCGACGGCGTCGAGGGGTCAACCTTCCGCCTCGCCGACACGCGCCTCCAGACTCTGCGCATGTACGAAAACCAGGTGGGCACGGTCGCCGTCGACAACGCCACCCGATTACGGAAGCTGCACATGCACCATACGTGGCCATCCAGGATCAGCATCAATGGCGCGCCCAGGTTGCGAAAGATCGTCTCTCTTGACCTCTTCACCACCGTCTTGGAGATCCAAGGCATAGTGATTAAG GCTGGGATGGTGGAGCAGCCTCCAGAGATCCGTTCTGTCAGGTATCTCGGCTTACGGGTGAACTACACAACGATGGTCGACATGTTGCCCCGCCAGATAGAGCAGATCCTGAGGAGTTTCCCACGCGTAAAATCACTGAAAATCCTG AGATGCGATGACGTTACACAAGCAGAAGGGCTCCTCCAGTGGAACGATGCACACTATGACGGGAACAATTTCTTCGATGGCCTTGAGTGTTTCAACTATCACCTGAGGTGGATATATCTTACAGGTTTCAGAGGGGGCAAGTGTGAAGTTGCTCTGATGAAAGCCATGCTCGACAAAGCTAGTGTCCTGACACAGTTAAGGATGGAATACTCGACAGGAAGCCTCCCCCAGCTCACCCTGAATCAGCTCAACTTGTCTCTCCGGAATTTCAAGCTGCACACTCCAAATGGTGCCGTCAGAGGCGATCTTGTGTCCTTTGTTGCAGCTGATGCTTCCGGAAGTTGCGTACGACTAGCAGTGTAA